Proteins encoded together in one Chitinophaga varians window:
- a CDS encoding bacterial transcriptional activator domain-containing protein, translated as MIILISLVVAGKAQEGYGLAFASKNIAQEDRTSLDLTPEKPVQVKGSYSLSFDLSFQPFFRSYFGYVFRITDEKRQNIDLIYNVRTKAFYVVTGNSFSGITFSIGPDSLFHQWNTIRLDGNNEAHTLAVTVNGKQVGIARSPVISGSMLRICFGANYRKAFRTFDLPPMRLKDIRLFAGNRLQHHWPLDQTDGFTDKDLVTGQTAQVKNPVWMRPAFTTWHKADSFIVKGNAGIAMDAATGTIYITSNDSLYRYSCYTHQTVAQAQVPHISPQGLHAVFNPADKQLYQLMADSQQVAVCDTGRHTWDKALNPQNVTSYWHSNLFFSAYDSSVYIIGGYGDFRYKNEVHRYTPSRHQWEQVAMTGDTFTPRYLAALGHNEAGDTAYILGGYGSTTGDQLLNPHNLYDLVLFDVKRRTFRSIYRLKEPEEQFAFAGNMILNTAQQEYYALTFANDRMNSSLQLIRGSLKEPVYTAMATPVPFDFYDIRSAARLFYTPENDELTVVTLFSLKNNTTQVRIHTLLFSPYGLGAQAPADRPAPLYLVRIMIAIGVVIALFLLALGIAALNRRKATAPAPVAPPPVTATTIIIPAAAPVAAGHHSGVLLFGHFTVTDKDGNDITRAFSPLLKELFLLLYLHSLPGRGGISSEEINEVLWPGRSVKDAKNNRSVNLVKLKNILDKTGAYTLAKDNERWIFRFEEPAVQTDLDHYYQLLQEGSGNISALTALLKRGPFLQGTEYPWLDKFKADIASHNIELLGHFLEENPDAAPAFVLEVCDCMLHADSLHEEAVRHKCRALVALRQHAAARHLYASFLKEYKSTYGATYEVEYAEAIAHC; from the coding sequence TTGATCATATTAATATCACTTGTTGTAGCCGGCAAGGCACAGGAGGGGTATGGCCTGGCATTCGCCAGTAAAAACATTGCCCAGGAAGATCGCACTTCACTGGACCTTACACCGGAAAAACCTGTCCAGGTGAAAGGCAGTTACAGCCTGTCTTTCGATCTTTCCTTCCAGCCTTTTTTCCGATCGTACTTCGGCTATGTGTTCAGGATAACCGATGAAAAGCGCCAGAATATCGACCTGATATATAATGTCCGCACAAAAGCATTTTATGTGGTCACGGGCAACTCATTTTCCGGCATTACCTTCTCTATCGGCCCTGACAGCCTGTTTCACCAATGGAACACCATCCGGCTGGACGGTAACAATGAAGCACATACGTTAGCCGTTACCGTCAATGGGAAACAGGTAGGCATTGCACGCAGTCCCGTTATTTCCGGCAGCATGCTCCGGATCTGCTTCGGCGCCAATTACCGCAAGGCCTTCCGGACGTTTGACCTGCCACCCATGCGGCTGAAAGATATACGGCTGTTTGCCGGCAACAGGTTACAGCATCACTGGCCACTGGACCAGACTGATGGCTTTACCGACAAAGATCTCGTCACCGGGCAAACAGCGCAGGTCAAAAATCCGGTGTGGATGCGGCCTGCATTTACTACCTGGCATAAAGCCGATTCCTTTATTGTAAAAGGAAACGCCGGCATAGCGATGGACGCCGCAACCGGTACTATTTATATCACCAGCAATGACAGCCTTTACCGCTATTCCTGTTACACCCATCAAACAGTGGCACAGGCACAGGTCCCTCATATATCACCCCAAGGGCTACACGCTGTTTTTAATCCGGCAGACAAACAGCTTTACCAGCTGATGGCCGACAGCCAGCAGGTAGCGGTATGTGATACCGGCCGGCACACATGGGATAAAGCATTAAATCCACAGAACGTCACCAGCTATTGGCATTCCAATCTCTTTTTTTCCGCGTATGACAGCAGTGTTTATATCATAGGTGGTTATGGCGATTTCAGGTATAAAAACGAAGTACACCGCTATACGCCCTCACGCCATCAGTGGGAGCAGGTGGCCATGACAGGGGACACTTTCACGCCCCGGTACCTGGCTGCGCTGGGGCACAACGAAGCCGGCGATACTGCGTATATACTTGGGGGTTACGGCAGCACTACCGGCGATCAGCTACTGAATCCGCATAACCTGTACGACCTGGTATTGTTTGATGTAAAGCGCCGCACCTTCCGCTCCATCTACCGGTTGAAAGAGCCGGAAGAACAGTTTGCCTTTGCCGGCAATATGATCCTGAATACAGCGCAACAGGAATATTATGCCCTGACTTTTGCCAACGACCGGATGAACTCTTCCCTTCAGCTGATCAGGGGCTCCTTGAAAGAACCGGTATACACCGCGATGGCCACTCCTGTACCGTTTGATTTTTACGATATACGGTCGGCCGCGAGGCTCTTCTATACACCCGAAAATGATGAACTGACGGTAGTGACGTTGTTTTCCCTGAAAAACAATACCACGCAGGTACGTATTCATACTTTGCTGTTTTCGCCTTATGGCCTCGGCGCCCAGGCACCGGCCGACAGACCGGCGCCATTGTATCTTGTCAGAATTATGATAGCGATAGGCGTGGTGATTGCGCTGTTTTTACTGGCGCTTGGCATTGCAGCACTGAACCGCAGGAAAGCGACAGCGCCCGCACCTGTTGCCCCACCGCCAGTTACAGCTACAACTATCATCATACCCGCTGCAGCTCCTGTCGCCGCGGGCCATCATTCCGGTGTGCTGTTGTTTGGCCATTTTACGGTTACCGACAAAGACGGTAATGACATCACCCGCGCTTTCAGTCCTTTGCTGAAAGAGCTGTTTCTGTTGTTATATCTGCACTCATTGCCTGGCAGGGGTGGTATTTCGTCTGAAGAAATCAATGAGGTGCTGTGGCCGGGCAGGTCTGTAAAAGACGCAAAAAACAACCGTTCGGTTAATCTTGTCAAACTAAAAAACATACTTGATAAAACAGGTGCCTATACGCTGGCGAAAGACAATGAACGCTGGATTTTCCGGTTTGAAGAGCCGGCTGTACAGACAGACCTGGACCATTATTATCAGTTGTTACAGGAGGGTTCCGGTAATATCAGTGCATTGACAGCGCTATTGAAGCGGGGACCGTTCCTGCAAGGCACCGAATATCCCTGGCTGGATAAATTTAAGGCCGATATTGCCTCCCATAATATTGAGCTGCTGGGTCATTTCCTGGAAGAAAACCCCGATGCCGCTCCGGCATTTGTACTGGAAGTATGTGATTGTATGTTGCATGCCGACTCTTTGCATGAAGAGGCTGTGCGTCACAAATGCAGGGCATTGGTAGCACTGCGGCAGCATGCGGCGGCGCGCCATCTGTACGCATCATTTTTGAAAGAATACAAAAGCACTTACGGGGCTACTTATGAGGTGGAATATGCCGAAGCGATTGCCCATTGCTGA
- a CDS encoding ATP-binding protein, with protein sequence MSSEVVKQLQEAVQFSPENVPLRLHLAQVLLQDYEYVQAEEQYRKVLELSPDHTAAQLGLARTFYHQQKYSAAIVVLEQLEHHEPDHFDALLLHCRILVKENSLQSAKEIYQHLLQLNPGFRDEALDAQFRLPQQQPATSYEEDDSMEDPDKVFTLEKPDMNFSDVGGMEREKQEIDLKIIKPLQFPDLYKAYGKKAGGGILLYGPPGCGKTYLAKATAGQIQAEFINVGIHDVLDMWIGNSEKNLHALFELARQRKPCVLFFDEVDALGANRTSMRNSGASHLINQFLAEMDGIAANNENVLIIGATNAPWSLDPAFRRPGRFDRIIFVAPPDTDGRESILKLQLRNKPVSDVDYKALAKATAGYSGADLKAIVDLAVEDKLLEALQKGVPQPISQKELVKAIKTHKATTREWFNTARNYALYSNEAGLYDDVLKYLDIKK encoded by the coding sequence ATGTCATCGGAAGTAGTCAAACAATTACAGGAAGCCGTGCAGTTTTCACCGGAGAATGTGCCGTTGCGCTTACATCTGGCCCAGGTGCTGTTACAGGATTATGAATATGTGCAGGCAGAAGAACAGTACCGTAAAGTGCTGGAACTGTCGCCGGACCATACCGCCGCCCAGCTCGGACTGGCCCGTACCTTTTATCATCAGCAAAAATATTCTGCCGCTATAGTTGTACTGGAACAACTGGAACATCATGAGCCGGACCATTTCGATGCGCTCCTGCTCCACTGCCGCATACTGGTAAAGGAAAACTCCCTCCAGTCGGCAAAGGAGATTTATCAGCATCTGTTGCAGCTCAATCCCGGCTTCCGCGACGAAGCCCTCGATGCCCAGTTCCGCCTGCCGCAACAACAGCCGGCCACCTCCTACGAGGAAGACGACTCTATGGAAGATCCGGATAAAGTCTTCACGCTGGAGAAACCGGATATGAACTTCTCCGACGTAGGCGGCATGGAAAGAGAAAAGCAGGAAATAGACCTGAAAATCATCAAACCGCTGCAATTCCCCGACCTCTATAAAGCCTATGGCAAAAAAGCAGGCGGCGGTATCTTGCTGTACGGCCCTCCGGGCTGCGGTAAAACTTATCTGGCCAAAGCCACAGCCGGACAAATACAGGCGGAATTCATCAACGTAGGCATACACGATGTTCTGGACATGTGGATCGGCAACAGTGAAAAGAACCTGCATGCGCTCTTCGAACTGGCCCGCCAACGCAAACCCTGCGTGCTTTTCTTCGATGAAGTGGACGCGCTCGGCGCTAACCGCACTTCTATGCGCAACAGCGGTGCCAGTCACCTGATCAATCAGTTCCTGGCAGAGATGGACGGTATCGCGGCAAACAATGAAAATGTGCTGATCATCGGCGCTACCAATGCGCCCTGGAGCCTCGACCCGGCTTTCCGCCGCCCCGGCCGGTTTGACCGCATCATCTTTGTGGCGCCACCCGATACAGATGGCCGCGAATCCATCCTGAAGCTGCAACTGCGCAACAAACCCGTATCGGACGTGGATTATAAAGCCCTCGCGAAAGCAACGGCCGGCTATTCCGGCGCCGACCTGAAGGCGATCGTGGACCTCGCCGTGGAAGACAAGCTCCTCGAAGCATTACAGAAAGGAGTGCCACAACCTATATCACAAAAAGAACTGGTGAAAGCCATCAAAACACATAAGGCTACCACACGGGAATGGTTCAACACTGCCCGCAACTATGCCTTGTATTCCAACGAGGCCGGCCTGTATGACGATGTGCTGAAATACCTGGATATAAAGAAATAA
- a CDS encoding tetratricopeptide repeat protein, whose amino-acid sequence MAVLIQRAQLLLQQGRYQDALTTLKQHLSTSANDIDALFLLAICYLEMGKTEEGEQVVNNALSFAPDDDRFLYLKARLALNKNQYNEALLAISEAVAIHPYQADYFGMWSQILLFKKDYQGALQKAQEGLAIDPENLVCLNLRSNALFNLGKKEEAFSNLHEALEHNPENAYTHANLGWKWLEAGDHRKALEHFRESLKLDPNQQWAKSGMVQAMKARYWLYRQFLNYAFFMGRQKAGMQWLIIVGIFIFTQIASKVFFPLYVLLALAALSTWLIVPVSNLFLRLNPYGRYALTPQQIRVSTMVGCLLLVALLAAAAYWITAIPGLLAVAICSGVLLLPVSSMYAPESKKNKKIFRIYTLVLAVIGLLGITFAFITNDYANIFVAVMLIGVFLYQLLANYIISRE is encoded by the coding sequence ATGGCTGTACTCATTCAGCGTGCCCAGTTACTGCTGCAACAAGGGCGTTACCAGGATGCGCTGACCACCCTGAAACAACATCTCAGCACCAGCGCCAATGACATCGACGCCCTTTTCCTGCTGGCTATCTGTTACCTCGAAATGGGCAAGACAGAAGAGGGGGAACAGGTAGTCAACAATGCGCTGAGCTTTGCTCCGGACGACGACCGGTTCCTGTACCTGAAAGCACGGCTGGCACTTAATAAAAACCAGTACAACGAAGCGTTGCTGGCTATCAGTGAGGCGGTCGCCATTCATCCCTACCAGGCTGATTACTTCGGCATGTGGAGCCAGATACTGCTGTTTAAAAAGGACTACCAGGGCGCCCTGCAAAAAGCACAGGAAGGACTGGCCATAGACCCGGAGAACCTGGTGTGTCTCAACCTGCGGTCCAATGCGCTGTTTAACCTGGGCAAAAAAGAGGAGGCATTTTCCAATTTGCACGAAGCGCTGGAACATAATCCGGAAAATGCCTATACCCATGCTAATCTCGGCTGGAAATGGCTGGAGGCCGGCGATCACCGGAAAGCCCTGGAACATTTCAGGGAATCGCTGAAACTGGACCCCAACCAGCAATGGGCCAAGAGCGGCATGGTACAGGCAATGAAAGCCCGTTACTGGCTGTACCGCCAGTTCCTGAACTATGCTTTTTTTATGGGAAGGCAAAAGGCGGGCATGCAGTGGCTGATCATTGTCGGCATCTTTATTTTCACACAGATCGCCAGCAAAGTGTTCTTTCCGTTATATGTGTTGCTGGCACTGGCGGCATTGTCCACATGGCTGATAGTACCGGTGAGTAACCTGTTCCTGCGGCTGAACCCTTACGGTCGTTACGCGTTAACACCGCAGCAGATCAGGGTTTCCACCATGGTAGGCTGCCTGCTGCTGGTGGCGTTGTTGGCTGCAGCTGCCTACTGGATCACGGCCATTCCCGGCTTGCTGGCTGTCGCTATCTGTTCCGGTGTATTGCTGTTGCCGGTTTCCAGCATGTATGCGCCGGAGTCAAAAAAGAACAAAAAAATCTTCCGTATTTATACCCTGGTATTGGCGGTTATAGGGCTGTTGGGCATCACCTTCGCATTTATCACCAACGATTATGCTAATATATTCGTGGCCGTTATGCTGATCGGTGTGTTCCTGTATCAGTTGCTGGCCAACTATATTATCTCCAGGGAATAG
- a CDS encoding helix-turn-helix domain-containing protein gives MKEIQEILALAIPQPAMSDQLQLAEQDSVTVPDCLDFTLQRFVYDKPLPVEDVAMVVYQPAKRGQSAAIELRYCVAGSKYCKNPACTDQLCAEGNKEACKDKVPSVDLITVRFQPAFIQSLQKNTTSFSLFENQARKPFVKTIQPCTKSKSVLETMVHHDYEGMLKNIFLQSRALDLLLYSSDQFMQNDPDERYGCRFLTHLEDREKIEKARSILLEQLDSPITIRDLARKVAMNECYLKKGFKAMYGTTIYDYFQKERMEKAKGLLYEKGMSVSEVAMLMGYSCISHFSTAFKKHTGLKPCELLLR, from the coding sequence GTGAAAGAAATTCAGGAAATACTGGCATTAGCCATCCCGCAGCCCGCCATGAGCGACCAGCTACAGCTGGCGGAGCAGGATAGCGTGACTGTCCCGGATTGCCTGGACTTTACATTGCAGCGCTTTGTTTATGACAAGCCGCTACCGGTGGAAGACGTAGCCATGGTGGTATACCAGCCGGCTAAAAGAGGGCAGTCCGCCGCAATAGAACTTCGCTATTGTGTGGCCGGCAGCAAATATTGTAAAAATCCCGCCTGCACTGACCAGTTATGTGCAGAAGGCAACAAAGAAGCCTGTAAAGACAAGGTCCCTTCGGTAGACCTTATCACCGTCAGGTTCCAGCCAGCGTTTATTCAGTCGCTTCAGAAAAATACCACCTCGTTCTCCCTCTTTGAGAACCAGGCCCGCAAACCTTTCGTGAAAACCATCCAGCCCTGCACCAAATCCAAATCAGTGCTGGAAACGATGGTACATCATGACTATGAAGGAATGCTGAAAAACATCTTCCTGCAAAGCCGCGCCCTGGACTTACTGCTGTACAGTTCAGACCAGTTCATGCAGAACGATCCCGACGAACGCTACGGCTGCCGCTTCCTCACACACCTGGAAGACCGGGAGAAAATTGAAAAAGCAAGAAGTATCTTACTGGAACAACTGGATTCCCCTATCACCATCCGCGATCTGGCCCGCAAAGTAGCCATGAATGAATGTTACCTGAAAAAAGGCTTTAAAGCCATGTATGGTACCACCATCTATGACTATTTCCAGAAAGAAAGGATGGAAAAGGCCAAAGGCCTGTTGTACGAAAAAGGCATGTCCGTGTCTGAAGTGGCTATGCTCATGGGTTATTCCTGCATATCCCACTTTTCCACTGCCTTTAAAAAACATACAGGATTAAAACCGTGTGAGTTGTTACTTCGTTGA
- the gyrB gene encoding DNA topoisomerase (ATP-hydrolyzing) subunit B — translation MSEELVQATSPSNGYDAGSIQVLEGLEAVRKRPAMYIGDIGIKGLHHLVYEVVDNSIDEALAGYCKNIEVTICEDNSIRVKDDGRGIPTGIHPKEGRSALEVVMTVLHAGGKFDKNTYKVSGGLHGVGVSCVNALSSRLHVTVQTEGKLFEQEYHRGIPQYAVREIGVSETTGTTVHFQPDDEIFKETTYNREILAGRLRELAYLNRKIRIVLSDEREKDEEGNIFTETFYSEGGILEFIQMLDKNGRRAPLLPEPIYVEAHDAESNVAVEVALVYNEAFSENIFSYVNNINTIEGGTHVAGFRRAITRVFKAYGDKNKLFEKSKVEVTGDDFREGLSAIISVKVPEPQFEGQTKTKLGNSDVMGVVDSSVAAVLDAFLEEHPREAKLVINKVVLAAQAREAARKARQLVQRKSVMTGSGLPGKLADCSDNDPMKCELFLVEGDSAGGTAKQGRNRNFQAILPLRGKILNVEKAMEHKIYEDNEIKNIFTALGVTIGTEEDDKALNLSKLRYHKLIIMTDADVDGSHIATLILTFVFRYMKAMVEQGYVYIAQPPLYLVKKGKEQIYAWTEEQRKAATIQLAAGGKEDSVNIQRYKGLGEMNAEQLWDTTMDPEKRTLKQVTIESAAEADRVFSMLMGDEVPPRRAFIESHAKYAKIDA, via the coding sequence ATGAGCGAAGAATTAGTGCAAGCAACCAGCCCCAGCAACGGATATGATGCGGGGAGTATTCAGGTATTGGAAGGACTGGAAGCGGTGCGCAAGCGTCCGGCCATGTATATTGGCGACATTGGCATCAAAGGACTTCACCACCTGGTATATGAGGTAGTTGATAACTCCATCGACGAGGCCCTGGCTGGCTACTGCAAAAATATCGAAGTAACGATCTGCGAGGATAACTCTATCCGGGTAAAGGATGACGGCCGTGGTATCCCCACCGGCATTCACCCCAAAGAAGGACGTTCCGCCCTGGAAGTGGTAATGACCGTGCTCCATGCCGGCGGTAAATTTGATAAAAACACCTATAAAGTGTCCGGCGGTCTGCACGGGGTGGGTGTCAGCTGCGTGAACGCACTGAGCAGCCGCCTGCATGTGACCGTACAAACTGAAGGTAAGCTGTTTGAACAGGAATACCACCGCGGTATCCCCCAATATGCTGTACGGGAAATCGGCGTAAGCGAAACTACCGGTACTACTGTACACTTCCAACCGGATGACGAAATATTCAAGGAAACGACCTACAACCGGGAAATCCTGGCCGGCCGTTTAAGGGAACTGGCTTACCTGAACCGTAAGATCCGTATCGTTCTGTCTGACGAACGTGAAAAAGACGAAGAAGGCAACATCTTCACTGAAACTTTCTATAGCGAAGGCGGTATCCTCGAATTTATCCAGATGCTGGATAAAAACGGTCGCCGTGCGCCGCTGCTGCCTGAGCCCATCTACGTAGAAGCCCACGACGCGGAATCCAACGTAGCCGTGGAAGTGGCTCTGGTATATAACGAAGCCTTCAGTGAGAATATCTTCTCCTACGTTAATAATATCAACACCATTGAAGGCGGTACGCACGTGGCCGGTTTCCGCCGCGCCATCACCCGTGTGTTTAAAGCCTATGGCGATAAAAACAAACTGTTTGAGAAATCAAAAGTGGAAGTGACTGGTGACGACTTCCGTGAAGGCCTCAGCGCTATCATCAGCGTAAAAGTGCCGGAACCACAGTTTGAAGGCCAGACCAAAACCAAACTCGGCAACTCCGATGTGATGGGCGTGGTGGACAGCTCCGTAGCTGCCGTACTGGATGCCTTCCTCGAAGAACATCCACGCGAAGCCAAACTGGTGATCAATAAGGTGGTGCTGGCAGCACAGGCCCGCGAAGCGGCCCGTAAAGCCCGCCAGCTGGTGCAACGTAAAAGCGTGATGACCGGCAGCGGCCTTCCAGGCAAACTGGCAGACTGCTCCGACAATGACCCTATGAAGTGCGAACTGTTCCTCGTCGAAGGTGACTCGGCGGGTGGTACTGCCAAACAAGGCCGTAACCGTAACTTCCAGGCCATCCTGCCGCTCCGTGGTAAAATCCTCAACGTGGAAAAAGCCATGGAACACAAGATCTACGAAGACAATGAGATCAAGAATATCTTCACTGCCCTGGGCGTAACCATCGGCACCGAAGAAGACGATAAAGCGCTGAACCTGTCCAAACTCCGCTATCACAAGCTGATCATCATGACGGATGCGGACGTGGACGGTAGCCACATCGCCACCCTGATCCTCACCTTCGTATTCCGTTACATGAAAGCCATGGTGGAACAGGGTTATGTATACATAGCACAACCACCGTTGTACCTCGTTAAAAAAGGCAAGGAACAAATCTACGCCTGGACAGAGGAGCAGCGTAAAGCCGCTACCATTCAACTGGCCGCCGGTGGTAAAGAAGACAGCGTAAACATCCAGCGTTATAAAGGTCTTGGTGAGATGAACGCAGAACAGCTGTGGGACACTACCATGGACCCGGAAAAACGTACGCTGAAGCAGGTGACCATCGAAAGCGCCGCTGAAGCAGACCGCGTATTCAGCATGCTGATGGGCGACGAAGTACCGCCGCGCAGAGCATTCATCGAATCACACGCGAAATACGCGAAAATCGACGCATAA